One genomic region from Bacillus sp. SLBN-46 encodes:
- a CDS encoding Ger(x)C family spore germination protein produces the protein MRKFLTLVIVSAILTGCVRKEILDDVNLETGSAYDYIDNDIRGTALIPVYLPDKSVENKTFSASSSLSRDFLRDVQRQSSDPLVTGSLKVVLFGEKLAKQKGILALIDSFQRDPSIGAGLYLTVTEGEAKDVIEGKYGKRGNAVYLSNLIRHNMKSKDLPKTNLQRFLFDFHQKGKSPYLPQIRSLSDDQIEISGISFFRYGKVVETIPAADMFYFKLLVDNYSEGTLKVNIDKEIASIESIRSKFKMKLVARNPYTVNLHIKVKAMLNEYTGAIVKPKDIKKIEKKVEKDIESVCLKLTKGFQDKEIDPVGFGHFIKSRTRNFDFKKWDTDYQYLKVNVHAEVSIVESGVIE, from the coding sequence ATGAGAAAATTCCTTACCTTAGTTATTGTTTCGGCCATTCTTACTGGATGCGTACGAAAAGAAATTTTAGACGATGTCAATCTAGAAACGGGAAGTGCCTATGATTATATTGATAATGATATCCGCGGTACGGCTCTCATTCCTGTTTATTTACCCGATAAATCAGTTGAAAATAAAACCTTTTCCGCTTCCTCTAGTCTAAGTAGAGACTTTTTAAGAGATGTTCAGCGTCAATCTTCTGACCCTCTCGTAACAGGATCGCTTAAAGTGGTTCTTTTTGGAGAAAAGCTTGCGAAGCAGAAAGGAATTTTAGCCCTCATCGACTCCTTTCAACGGGATCCAAGCATCGGTGCTGGCCTTTACCTAACTGTTACCGAAGGGGAAGCTAAAGATGTTATTGAAGGAAAATATGGAAAAAGAGGAAATGCTGTCTATCTCTCCAATCTTATTCGCCATAATATGAAGTCCAAAGATTTGCCGAAAACAAATCTACAACGATTTTTATTTGATTTTCACCAAAAGGGAAAATCCCCCTATCTGCCACAAATTCGTTCGTTAAGTGATGATCAAATAGAAATTAGCGGCATCAGCTTTTTTCGATATGGTAAAGTGGTTGAGACCATACCAGCTGCAGATATGTTTTATTTTAAGCTTCTTGTAGACAACTACAGTGAGGGAACCTTAAAGGTAAACATAGATAAAGAAATTGCATCCATCGAAAGTATTCGGTCGAAATTCAAGATGAAACTCGTAGCTAGGAATCCCTATACCGTAAATTTACACATTAAAGTGAAAGCCATGTTAAATGAATACACAGGAGCTATTGTGAAACCAAAAGATATAAAGAAGATTGAAAAAAAGGTGGAAAAGGACATTGAATCAGTTTGTCTTAAGTTAACAAAAGGTTTTCAAGATAAAGAAATTGATCCCGTAGGATTTGGCCATTTTATAAAAAGTAGAACAAGGAATTTCGACTTTAAAAAGTGGGATACAGACTATCAATATTTGAAAGTCAATGTTCATGCAGAAGTGAGCATAGTCGAATCAGGTGTCATTGAGTAA
- a CDS encoding GerAB/ArcD/ProY family transporter: MEQLVPEKAKVSPFLVFFLVHTMQLGIGVLGFQRIIALTAGYDAWISVIFAGLSIHIIIWMMYKILETVDGDIITAHSFVFGKKIGKLLSLPFVLYFLMIALTTLRTFIEVVQVWMFQDMSTFWYSFAFCGLAIYIIFGGFRTVTGVAFFGVVLPAYLILTFFFTIPYADVQNLLPIFDHSLKDLAMASYQMSLTYLGYEVLLFIYPYIKDPQKSKKWAHLGALYTTVLYTLLTIVTFIYFSEGQLQKNIWATLTMWKVVEMPFVERFEYIGIANWNIIILPNFCIALWCGSRIVKRVTTIKQKYGVLLLAMATLIFINFFKSREQINTIIDYTGKIAFFLNYGYIPLLFFLVLIVKKVKKK, from the coding sequence CATAGGCGTTCTTGGCTTTCAACGCATTATCGCTTTAACAGCAGGATATGATGCATGGATATCGGTGATTTTTGCAGGTTTAAGCATTCATATCATTATATGGATGATGTATAAAATACTTGAGACAGTCGATGGTGATATCATTACTGCCCATTCGTTTGTTTTTGGGAAGAAAATTGGTAAACTCCTTTCACTTCCATTTGTCCTTTATTTTTTGATGATTGCCTTGACCACTCTCAGAACATTTATTGAAGTCGTCCAAGTGTGGATGTTCCAGGATATGAGCACCTTTTGGTATTCCTTCGCTTTTTGTGGATTAGCCATTTATATTATCTTTGGAGGCTTTAGAACGGTTACCGGAGTGGCTTTTTTTGGAGTCGTCCTCCCTGCCTACTTAATCTTAACTTTTTTCTTTACGATTCCTTATGCAGATGTACAAAATTTGCTTCCTATATTTGATCACTCACTTAAGGATTTGGCTATGGCATCTTATCAAATGTCGCTAACCTACCTTGGGTACGAAGTATTGTTATTTATTTATCCCTATATTAAAGACCCTCAAAAATCGAAAAAGTGGGCACATTTAGGGGCCCTTTACACAACTGTACTCTATACTTTGCTTACAATTGTAACTTTCATCTATTTTTCAGAGGGACAGTTGCAAAAAAATATTTGGGCCACCCTCACGATGTGGAAAGTGGTTGAAATGCCCTTTGTTGAAAGATTCGAATACATTGGGATCGCTAATTGGAATATCATCATTCTCCCTAATTTTTGCATCGCCCTTTGGTGTGGTAGCCGGATTGTTAAAAGAGTAACCACCATAAAACAAAAATATGGCGTCCTACTTTTAGCAATGGCTACTTTAATTTTTATTAATTTTTTTAAGTCACGGGAACAAATAAATACTATTATCGACTATACTGGAAAAATTGCCTTTTTCCTTAATTACGGTTATATTCCGTTGTTATTTTTCCTTGTGTTAATTGTTAAGAAGGTGAAGAAAAAATGA